One Rosa chinensis cultivar Old Blush chromosome 3, RchiOBHm-V2, whole genome shotgun sequence DNA window includes the following coding sequences:
- the LOC112192873 gene encoding uncharacterized protein LOC112192873 has protein sequence MAQLHELLKEDQEPFLLKSYIADKRGQLKRPSPKTQLQVKKRRPISEVSNFPRNLCKNACFFSLQDSPDLRKSPLFEFSSPAAKSPCKSPNAIFLQIPTRTAALLVEAAMRIQKQSTSSKPKTQNHSKNHGFGLIGSLLKRLKTRTQKREIEGNGVKVSVKDILRWDSSVGRRKISSEDSQLKMEEDKFDSGLSLEDQSASEIRATCEMCFTSSNVNSRPSSEVWSLDMDTSSSCQSDYSEAILGTTDCVCCETKVFCESPFRFVLETTPSPSGSRTPEFTSPATSPVRHKQEEKEGLKNFQVEEEEEDKEQCSPVSVLDPPFEDDDEEHDEEDEEHGFDLECSYAIMQRTQKQLMQKLRRFEKLAELDPIELEKRMLEEDDDEDQGYYNSIGDVEAESEECDDDDSKTSESSREENLDGFVREVLFKSSFPSSKRIPEDVKRLVSDLIVEEHRKEDDDFSNREEVVRRVCKRFNSWNEVESNTIDMMVEQDFRKELDGWKQNQGQVGETAVDIELAIFGLLVEELAMELVCLT, from the exons ATGGCTCAGTTACACGAGTTACTGAAAGAAGATCAGGAGCCGTTTCTTCTCAAGAGCTACATTGCTGACAAACGCGGCCAGCTGAAAAGACCTTCCCCCAAAACCCAATTGCAGGTCAAGAAACGAAGACCCATCTCGGAAGTTTCCAACTTCCCCAGAAACCTATGCAAAAATGCTTGCTTTTTCTCCCTCCAAGACTCGCCGGACCTCCGCAAATCGCCGCTGTTCGAGTTCTCGTCGCCGGCGGCTAAATCCCCATGCAAGAGTCCCAAtgccatttttcttcaaatccCAACCAGAACCGCAGCTCTTCTCGTCGAAGCTGCCATGAGGATTCAGAAACAGTCGACAAGttccaaacccaaaacccagaaccaCAGCAAAAACCATGGTTTTGGGCTAATTGGGTCCTTGTTGAAGAGACTAAAAACCCGAACCCAAAAGCGTGAAATCGAAGGGAACGGGGTTAAGGTCTCGGTCAAAGACATTCTCAGGTGGGATTCATCAGTTGGGCGCAGAAAGATTTCATCTGAAGATAGCCAGCTAAAAATGGAGGAGGATAAATTTGATTCTGGTCTGAGTTTGGAGGACCAAAGTGCTTCTGAAATAAGGGCTACTTGTGAGATGTGCTTTACTTCTTCTAATGTAAACAGTAGGCCCAGTAGTGAAGTTTGGTCTTTGGACATGGACACTTCGAGTAGTTGTCAGTCTGATTACTCGGAAGCGATTTTGGGTACAACAGATTGCGTTTGCTGCGAGACGAAGGTCTTTTGTGAGAGCCCTTTTCGTTTTGTGCTCGAAACAACACCCTCGCCGTCCGGTAGCCGGACGCCGGAGTTCACATCGCCGGCGACGTCCCCTGTTCGCCACAAACAAGAG GAGAAGGAAGGATTAAAGAATTTTCAAgttgaagaagaggaggaagataaGGAACAGTGCAGTCCTGTATCAGTACTGGACCCTCCATTCGAAGATGATGACGAGGAGCATGACGAGGAAGACGAAGAACATGGTTTTGATTTGGAATGCAGCTATGCCATTATGCAGA GGACACAGAAGCAGTTAATGCAGAAGCTTCGTAGATTTGAGAAATTGGCAGAGTTGGATCCTATTGAACTTGAAAAAAGAATgttagaagaagatgatgatgaagaccaAGGATATTATAACAGCATCGGTGATGTAGAAGCAGAATCAGAAGAATGTGACGATGATGATTCGAAAACATCAGAGAGCAGCAGGGAAGAAAATCTTGATGGGTTTGTCAGAGAAGTACTTTTCAAGTCAAGCTTCCCTAGTTCAAAGAGAATTCCGGAAGACGTGAAGAGGTTGGTGTCCGATCTCATTGTTGAGGAACACAGAAAAGAGGATGATGATTTCAGCAATAGAGAAGAGGTGGTGAGAAGGGTCTGCAAGAGGTTTAACTCCTGGAACGAGGTGGAGTCGAACACCATAGATATGATGGTGGAACAAGATTTCAGAAAGGAACTcgatgggtggaagcaaaatcAAGGTCAGGTGGGAGAGACTGCAGTAGACATTGAGCTTGCTATCTTCGGCCTTCTAGTTGAGGAATTGGCAATGGAACTAGTTTGTTTAACTTGA